In Fragaria vesca subsp. vesca linkage group LG5, FraVesHawaii_1.0, whole genome shotgun sequence, the genomic stretch CTTTATCTGGTATCTATACGCCAGTGGTATGTCCCTAATTGTATACTTGACTGAAACTTACAGAGAAGAGAACGTGAAAAATGCAACTGGCACATCCATGTTAGCTCAGGAGAATCAGGCAATTAAGCGGTAGAAGTTGGATGCTGGAAGATCTAGACAGGTTACTTTTAGTTCTGTAATTTGTGTTGACTCACATCTAGAAGCCTCTTTGTTGTCGTTTGGTGAAGATTATTTCTAGACATTTCCTATGACTGTTTTTCCTTGTGTGTGCAGATTCTTAATCCCAAACCCTAAACATTGCTCCACAAGTCAAAACTTGGTCATACCAGTGCCACACATTTTTCAACTGCTAATAAAACTCAAAAAGAGGCCAGGACGGTTTGTGCTTTTCATCCCTCTTTTGCACTCCATGTTGTTATGCAATATCAGAATTGAGCAGTTGATCCTTTCCCAATCTACAGATTTATGTTCGGGAACCTGCAGCACAATTTGTTTCAATGGCAGAAATGATGAACAGGTTCCAATCAAGTACCAGAGGCTTGTCGCTGCCGCATGCTAATGGTTCTATTTCACACGTAAAGGAGCTTCACCCTGCTGAAAGTTCTTTCACTTCTTTACACTTTTTTATATATATTTAGTTGGTCAGGTTTAATAATATATTTTTTTTTTTCTATAGAGGTTGATGTTGTTTCTATTATTCAGATGAAGACTCACCCTAACAAGACCAAAGGAGCCAGAATTTGAGACATCACAGCGTGTGCGCTCAGTTAGAGTGAAGAGTACTGCTGAGCTGGAAGAAGAGATGATGGCCAAAATTCCAAAGTTTAAGGCTCGTCCAGTAAACAAAAAGGTACTTTTGTAATATTCAAGTTATGGCCTGATCTCAACTTTCATTCACGATCTATATCCGTTGATTCACTGGACTTTGTTGGTCGTTACAGATTCTTGAAGCGCCATCATTACCTGCAATGTCAAGAAGTACCCCACAGCCACCTGCATTTCAGGTAAAGCTAAAAGTGAACTGTGTATCATCACAAGAAGCAAATTCAAGATCGTTTTCATGTTCAATAGTTCTGAGCTGTCGTATCGCTCTTTGTCCAGGGTTTAATTTGTTCCCATAACTGTGTTATGTGATTCAAATATAGTTCAAGCCGCTTTGGCCTTTGATCTTGGTAAAAAAAAATATCCCACCATTGAAGACCATTTTGTTCTTATTTGTCCATATTTTGAGCAGCTCTATTGTCTCGTTATTTCTTATCCTTTTCTTTTGGTTCTATCGATATTTTTTTTTCATTTTCGATGTAGAGCCGATGAGATATCTTTGAGTGAAAATCTATGGAGGATTTGTTAACATGTGCCTGGTCGAGTTTGGTTGATTTTGGGCGGGATCCAATTTGTTAGTTTCTCAGGTATATTCTTGATGTTGTTATGCTCGACTTTATTGTGTTTTCATTTGAATTTTTTTTGGTGGCATGAAATTTGGTGTTTGAATGAAAAGAGTGCAATATAAATTTTCCCCAAGATGGATTCGTGGGACTATAGATTTGGGAAGTTCCCAATCCTTTGCTCAGGTCGAATAGATAAGTTGAGTGCTTTTGAATTTTTAAATTTTTTCATTCCGTTGTTGTGTGGTTTTTATACTGTTTGAGATTCAGCTTATCGTTTCAAGAAGGATAACTGTTCCCATTACCTGATTTGAGCTAATTCGGCGTTTGTCTTTTCTGCAGTCTTGGACCTCAATGATGGATTGCACCGAATTCCAGTATATAGCTTGCTGATTTGATTTTCATTTTTTAGCAGTTTATCAGGTAAAGTCAAATAAAGAAAACTGTATTTCTTTCTTTCTGAGTTTCAATCTGATTTTCGTTTCTTTTTTTCTTTGTTTCTTCTTTTTGCTATCGAGTGCCACCCGGATATTAAATTGGAGAGATAACTGGACCGGGCTGGAAACTAAAGATGGTGAATGTAAGTACTAGCTCAATTGCTTTGATCTTCGGCAGTCACTATCTTTTCAAACATAACAGCATGTTTTATGTGATGAAGAATGTGATGCACATTGTTATTTTTGACTGGGTTTTCTGTTTCCTTGATTTGAGCTGATTCGGGTTTTGTCTAGCACCTCAATGATCGATTACACCGAATTCCAGTATATAGCTTGCTGATATGAGTTTCATTTTTAAGCAGTTTTTCAGGTAAAGTTACAAAACTTTACATGCAATGTACTCAAATAAAAAAACTGTATCGATTATATAGTGGCTTCAAAGAAAGAAAACTTTGCTTTCCTCTGCTTGATTTAATTTTAATGTTTGCTTAATCTGAGTATCAATATGATTTTTGTTTCTTTCTATCTTCTTTTTGCTTTCGAGTGCCACCAGAATACAAAATTGCAGAGATAATGGTGAATGTAATTACTAGCTCCATTGCTTTGATCTCCTTTCCTGTTTTTCACCATCCTCTTATTAAAGTGTAATGCTTTTTCTGTTGTTCTTGTCCGGTCAATTGGCATAGCAGTCCCGGTAATTCTTTGTTTGATTTCAGTTTTGGTTATGGGTTATCATTTGGTTTTCTTTTTTCATGGTAAATTTGAAATTTGGTTCTGTGTTTTGATTTATTGGCAATTTGAGATATGGGTATCGAATTTTTGATTGAGACCGCTTTTTTGTGACATAGAAAAAAGGATTTCGGTAGCTGTGATTATCAGCGTCTGATTTTCGAGCCAGATTTCTAATGCTTCTCCTGTTTGTTCAATTTCAGGTGAGAAATGAATTTTTGAAGTTTACACTTAGTTTGGGTTTTTGGCTCTCAAGTCATGTTTATTTACAGTTTTTATCTGATCCCTTAGGGTTTTAGAAGATTGGTTTTCGTGCTTGAGAATTGTGCTTCGACCTTAGTGAGAAGTTCCTATTTGTTTGAATTTGTTTCCCCAAGCCCCAGTCTGTAAACCCGATTTTGATGGTACTTATCAATGATACCGAACAATATCTCAATTCGGATCAAACCAATCAGCAAAAGGAAAATAGAAAAAAGGGAAGAGCTTTAACCTTTTCATGACTTCTCTGTATCTGTATTAAAGTCATGCCAAGGAAAGTGTGACATTTAGGAATTGTGCAACAGTTCTACTTAAGAACCGTTGGGCTCACTCGAATGTTTCCTCAACTTTGATAATTATTTTTGCTTCCTAGCTTTTACTTTTGACTGTTTGGTTTGTTCTGTATGTGTTTTGGATTGGATCTTAGATTAAAGGCGGTCCTCTGTGTGTGATTCTATAACGGGGTTATATTTTTCCATGATTGCTTACTTCTCCTAAGTTTTGTTATTTCGTTTTTTCTTTGCTCTCTTTTTGGAATTTGAACTGTTTCTAATTTATGTGATCTCTTTCCGATCTTGATGAAATTTGCAGCGTATCATCAGCAAGAATAGGGAAGGTAATTCTGGGTTTTCAGGTTACAGGTATAATTATTGATATGTTTTCTTTCACAGCAAGTGTTTAATTAGAATTACGTTGGGGTTTATAAGGTGTATTTGATCCAATAGTTATTGTACGATAGCATGCTGCTTTTCAATTTTTGGTGGGTTTTTGTGGGTTCAGATTATATATGGCGTTGATAGTGCAATGTGCATTGGTTATAAATTGGGTGTTTGTTTTGGAAAGTTTGTGAAAATAAAAAGCTGGTCTTAAGACTGACTAGATATGAAAAGTGAAGCTTGAAAAGTGAGTTTTAGGTTTGATATAGATGTTGGTGCATCTATATGGATAGTTGGGAAACTGTGAAATTTTTGATTCCTCAAGAACTGCAGAATTTGTTCTCACTGTAAGTGCCTATGTCATTTGTGGTCCAAAGTTTAGGATATTTTGGTACTGAGACTTGACGTTTTCGTTTTGATATTGTTGCCACTGATGATGAAAATTATTGCAGGAGGTTAGAGCACAACAATATATCTGGGGAATTGGTGTCACTGATCTATTGCCTCAGTCTTGCAATGGTGTGAGTAATATCTGATTTCATTATATGTTTAGCGCAGTCTGATAAGGATTTTAATCAAAAATGGTTGCTTGGAATACTTTATTTCATGCAATATGATTGATGCACTTAAATATATGAATAGTTGCCTACTGAAATGATACTTATCAACATGGATTTTTCAACTTGTCAAGCTCTTCAAGTTCATTATTGCTGTATCAGTTTTGCAATTTATTCCTTTCAGTTGTACATTAAGGTGATGATTGCTTCTTTACTTTTGTTTTTAGTATTGTAAAGGTTGAAAAAACTATTAGAGTTTGCTGTTAAATGTGTAGTCTGGAGGTTAGTGGAAAGACAATCGCGTTTAGAAGCTATAAATCTGGTAAGGAATTCGTCTTTCACACTGAATTTTATTTTCACTTTTAGATCAGCAATCCTTTCTTTAAACCAAAATTAATTCCAGCATCTGTTTTGTGAATTATCCTGAGGTAAAGAGATGAACGGAAGAATGAGTACAAGTTTGACGGATAGAGTACGAGTTTGAGTATTGTAGTCACTCGAATGTTTCCTTAACTTTGATAAGTATTTCGCTTCCTTTTTACTTTAACTGTTTGGTTTGTTGTTCTGCATGTGTTTTGGAATTGGATTTTAGATTGAAGGTGGTGCTCTGTGTGTGAGGCTGTAAGAGGGTTATATTTTTTCAGGTGTGCTTACTTCTCCTAAGTTTGTTATTTCGTTTTTAATATTGTGAATCTGAATTTTGATCTTGTTTGCTCTCTTTTTTATATCGGAACTGTTTCTGATCTAATTACCTGCCCTATTGTTATTTTCCTTGTTCAAATGCCGGACTACTTGGATGAAGGAGCTTGTGCCATCCAAGAAGCTCAACTTTTTCATCTGGAACAAATTCAGGTAGCCGGCTTATCTCTATCTTCTTTCTGTTTTTTTTATTGCTTCTGCTGACCATCTTCAGATTGTGCAGCTCTGGATCTTAGTGGAAAGACAATCGGGTTTAGATCCTATTAATCTGGTAAGGAATGTGTCTTTCAAACTGAATTTTGTTTTCACTTTTAGATCAGCAAATTAATTCAAGTATCTGTTTTTTGGGTTATCATGAGGTAAAGAAATGAACTGAAGAATGAGTACAAGTTTGACTGAAGAAGTACAAGTTTGAGTATTGGAGTCAACTAACGGTTTTCTGAATCACTTCATCTTCTATCTCGAATGTTTCCTTAACTTTGATAAGTATTTCGCTTCCTTTTTACTTAAACGGTTTGGTCTGTTGTTTTGCATGTGTTTTGGAATTGGATTTTAGATTGAAGGTGGTGCTCTGTGTTTGTGGCTGTATGGGGGTTATATTTTTCCAGGTGTGCTTACTTCTCCTGAGTTTGTTATTTCGTTTTTTATATTGTGAATTTGAATTTTGATCTTCTTTGCTCACTTTTTGAAATCCGAACTGTTTTTGATCTATGTTGATCTCTTTCCGATCTTGACAAAATTTGCAGCGTATCATCAGCAAGAATAGGGAAGGCAATTCTGGATTTTCGGGTTATAGGTAAAATTATTGATAATGTTTTCTTTCAAATCTCATCATCATTGCTTAATTAGAATCATGTTGGGGGTTTATTAGGTGAAGGAAATAGTTATTGTATTAAAGCATGTTGCTTTTCAATTTTTTGTGAGTTTTGTGGTTTCAGGTTATGTATGGATTTGATAGCGCAATGAGCATTGGTTAAAAATTGTGTGTTTGCTTTGGAAAGGTAAGATGCACTTAAATATATGAATAGTAAGTTTATTTGATGCGATATGTAAGATGGACTTGAATATAGGAATATTTGCCTACTGAAATGTTACATATCAACATGGATTTTTCAACTAGGTCATGATCTTCAATTTCAGTATCGCTGTATCAGCTTTGCAATTTATTCCTTTCATTTGTAAAGGGCGTCAATGCTGCTGGTTGATAGCTTCTTTATTTTTGTTTTTAGTGTTGTAAAGGTTTTTTTTTTTTTTTTTTAAAAAAACTATTAGAGTTTGCCTTTAACTGTGCTTAAAATTCTATTTGGTGAATACTGTGCAGCTCTGGATCTTAGTGGAAAGACAATCGGGTTTAGATCCTATAAATCTGGTAAGGAATGCGTTTTTCAAACTGAATTTTGTTTTCACTTTTAGATCAGCAATCCTTTTGTTAAACCAAAATTAATTCAAGTATCTGTCTTTTGGATTATCATGAGGTAAAGAAATGAACTTCAATGAGTACAAGTTTGACTGAAGAAGTACGAGTTTGAGTATTGGAGTCGGTACTTTGTTATCATTAGTCTTCTTAGTTAGTTCACTCTGTAGTGTTATATTTCTTCTCCAATCTAATCTCATGTGTGTTATTCTTCTCAAGAAGATGCCCCTAAACGGCCAAACCCAAAGACTCCCTAATTGAATTGAGCAAGCACATTATTCAATTTTGACTTCAATTTCATTGCTTTTATCTGTTTTAGCAAATCATTTAGTGAGGCTATTCTGATCAGTATCTTATTTCAGAATTCCCACCTTTTCCAACAGTGATTGGTTTCAATCAAATATGTGAAATCTTGCCTCACAGGTGAGTGGTCTTGGTTTTTTATCTGTTTTTGGTTGGTGGGTATTGGATGGTTTTAGTGATTGTTTCTAAAGTTTTGATCTTTTAGGCTTTTGGCTTTTGGGTGTTTTGCAGGTTTCCGTTTCTTTTGGTGGATAGAGAGATTGAGTACAACCCAAGTGTTTCAACTTTGCTATTAAGATGTGACGACCAATGAGAACTTTTTCCGTGGCCATTTCCTAGAGAGGCCTATTATGCCTGGTGTTCTCATGGTTGAGGTATTACTATCTAACCCACATTAGTCCTGTGCATTTTGCTTATTTTACATGCGCATTTAAATATAATGTGTGGTTCTGCATAATAATAATTATCAAGAGCAGTCAACATAAAGCACATTGCCAAGGCTTATTGATTGCACCGAATTCCAGTATATAGCTTGCTGATTTGTGTTTCATTCTTAAGCAGTTTTTCATTTCAAGTTACAGTCTTTACCTGCAATGTACCCAAATAAAGTAAATTGTGTCGATTGTACAGTGGCTTCAAAAAAAAAAACTTTGCTTTCATCCGCTTGATTTAATTTTCATGTTTGCTTAATCTGAGTTTCAATCTGATTTTTCTTTCTTTCTTCTTTTTGCTATCGAGTGCCACCAGAATATAAAATTGGAGAGATAACTAGACCATATTGGAAACTAAAGATGGTGAATGTAAGTACTAGCTCAATTGCTTCAATCTTCTTTCCTGTTTATCACCATCCTCTTATTATAGTGCAATGCCTTTTCTATTGTTCATGTGCGGTCAATTGGCATAGCAGTCTGGGTAATTCTTTGTTTGATTTCAATTTTTGTTATGGGTTATCATTTGTGTGATGTCCCGATTTTATTTATTTAAATATTTTTTTTTAACGTCTAATTTCATTTTACTTTATCATTGGTGTAAATGAGGTCTGAGTAGAGTTTGAGGAGCAGTTGGTTTCTTTTTCTTTTTTTTTTTCAAGAACTTTAGAAACGGTTATACTGATGGGGAAGGCTGGGTTTTTGCATTTGTGGAGACAGTTGTTCAAGGTGAATTGGAATATCCTGCGGCTCACGGTATCTTGGTTCTGGCAAAGGAAAGGAGGCCAAATTTAGTTCTCTTGGCTTAAGGTTTTTGCTGTCATTTATTTTGATAGGAAGAAGTACACGGATTGTTGAAGAATATGAAGGTGTACGTACGTAGTGGTGGATGATATTTAGGGTGAATTAAAGTTCTTGTCAGCTACTGGGATTCTTTATGTTTCTTGAATTCATCTTGATTAGAAGGTATGCTGCAGCGACAATCAGGGTGGTTTTTGTTTTTGAAGGCTAGGTTAGCACATAGATGACCTAGCATAGTACTTTGATGAATTATTGATATCCAATTCTTGCTTATGTAGTTGTGTCTTAACATAACGCAAATCATTTAACCATCATTCCATAAAACTCTGGTGGTATTTCACAAAGAGCCTGATATTTGATATTTGATATGTGAGATTCTGTGCGTACTATGGTCTTATTTACTATTCAAAAGTATATATAGTCACTAAGAATCATTCTTATTGTTAGAAAAGAATTTCCAAACTAACAAGTCATAATTGTGGTTTTGGGTTGCTGCATTGTCATGCCGAAAAAAGTTGAATACCAGTAATTTTCACAGTTGTGTATCCCATTTGAATCGGTGTCATTCTCTCATAATAAACTTGCGGCTATCTAAAGATTTTGATATTGAAATGCTGTTTTAATCTAGGTATTAGGAGATTAGAAGATTTATACATCAAACCTTGATGACTGAGTGTACACTATCCGGAATATGATACGGACATGGGAACAGCCAATGAATCAAACTTGCACCAGGAAAATGCGTTGCTAGCATACAATACGAGGACTGTTGTTGTTTCAGCGATAGACTACCAGTTGTATAATGTATAGTTGTGCATAAAATTAAAGTTTAGAGGGGATATGGAACAGCTTGGACGATCTCGTAAACATCTGGGAGGATCTGTAGTCAAGTGAAAGAAATGCAATGCACATATAATGATAAAATGCTTAAGAAGAAACCAAGTAGCTTTAAAACCATAACAA encodes the following:
- the LOC101294671 gene encoding uncharacterized protein LOC101294671, whose amino-acid sequence is MEYGDVRERYRDWFLSVSCSSWGLSAIGAIEGISKFKFVTGSLISLLEQGRMVKSNETKFMINTDSEGISESERELKDLKEQPSDACPVGPLIKKCCTLDQGNAVATFLDAILNKALRTVALRAARGRGKSAALCYCCRVIAGYSNIFVIALNPENLKTLFEFVCKGLDALDYKVKYLSIPMGGKDRQMIVRQGQAFMPRIKTGRSFTVESMCDFTEAEHMQKNLESSSDLKAADETKADLKITPELKEETIPREAKDENSARQAITVGMLHFIWYLYASGMSLIVYLTETYREENVKNATGTSMLAQENQAIKRFLIPNPKHCSTSQNLVIPVPHIFQLLIKLKKRPGRLTLTRPKEPEFETSQRVRSVRVKSTAELEEEMMAKIPKFKARPVNKKILEAPSLPAMSRSTPQPPAFQIIYGVDSAMCIGYKLGVCFGNWETVKFLIPQELQNLFSLRLEHNNISGELVSLIYCLSLAMVSLCHPRSSTFSSGTNSALDLSGKTIGFRSYKSEFPPFPTVIGFNQICEILPHRFPFLLVDREIEYNPSVSTLLLRCDDQ